From Vreelandella neptunia, the proteins below share one genomic window:
- a CDS encoding bifunctional diguanylate cyclase/phosphodiesterase yields the protein MKTPTLFRTPQRLSLTWRVIALSSLLLLALVTLFTWLGHDNLTRQFQESRTQHHERQQREIRLALLRSSENLRQLAGLTAASASLGLPLQAGSTADVEQALDAQWPALQLEAGIDEILIINTRGQVMGSWGTGNSQAQLPILSWVSRVMDTERPLSALRCSASCQQFAAVPVLVDGESVGMVVLSRSLADVTRQAKEVSGSEVALLVTGPAEDNQVTTIRQLPAWNGQLLALTSEEQSLVPLQQAADTAPVRRLMEAPLSLEHDGRHLELSAVRMEEDNERSNIGYFLLISDITEQIKAINQDTRTLLFVGVLGWIAAELLLLVILLGPMARLRRVAGLLPALADGKFSDIHSAIPNHRRRIPDEIDVLESTTLELSRQLELLESEVQERGDQLAERIEELAKERDFISGLLDTAQVFIIAQDCTGRISLANEYAQLMLGLNEASLLGRHFVDVFEAGAPATLNTFSYPQQEEKTLRTPDHRLHTIAWYHAPLQTGNEGKVSRISVGLDITERKAAEARLTWLAERDPLTELYNRRYFQHALQIALEHPAKKKGAVLLLDLDQFKEVNELSGHHVGDKLLSEVADTLLHNLGRRGVIARLGGDEFSLLLEDTNADQAVSVAQYIVQLLEGIGFVVGERRHRVTASIGIALFPTHGNTPTDLMASADVAMYKAKESGLQHWHLLSKSENAKDELQERVYWVERIRNALEEDSFELMVQPIMRLEDQDVKHHEVLLRMHDVDGSLISPAHFIPIAEQSGQIILIDRWVLRHSLKALSQLQDRGITLAVNLSGQSLHDGGLKQYLADELTASGADPHHLILEVTETAAVTDFSTARGVLQAVRDLGCRTALDDFGVGFSSFHYLGQLPVDYIKIDGSFIRSMLISPDSRVIVRAIADIAKGFGKQTIAEFVDQEALLPILKAYGITYGQGFHLGRPIKITEAFSGISSQ from the coding sequence ATGAAAACACCCACCCTTTTTCGAACGCCTCAGCGTCTTAGCCTAACCTGGCGGGTCATCGCGTTAAGTAGCCTCCTGCTGTTGGCGCTGGTAACACTTTTTACGTGGTTAGGTCACGACAACTTAACCCGTCAGTTTCAGGAAAGTCGCACTCAGCACCATGAACGCCAGCAGCGAGAAATCCGTTTAGCACTACTCCGTTCATCGGAAAATTTACGCCAGTTAGCCGGTTTGACTGCCGCTTCTGCGAGCCTTGGACTGCCTTTACAAGCAGGCAGCACAGCCGATGTGGAGCAAGCGCTGGACGCCCAGTGGCCCGCTCTTCAGCTCGAGGCAGGGATTGATGAGATTTTAATCATCAATACTCGCGGACAAGTCATGGGAAGCTGGGGAACCGGAAATTCGCAAGCACAGCTTCCCATCTTGAGCTGGGTAAGTCGTGTTATGGACACCGAACGACCACTTTCAGCGCTTCGCTGTTCAGCTAGCTGCCAGCAGTTTGCTGCCGTACCGGTTCTTGTGGACGGAGAAAGTGTTGGCATGGTCGTGCTGTCCCGCTCGTTAGCCGACGTCACACGGCAAGCTAAAGAAGTCTCTGGCAGCGAAGTCGCACTACTCGTGACCGGGCCCGCTGAAGACAATCAGGTAACGACAATACGACAGTTGCCAGCATGGAACGGTCAACTGCTCGCACTCACAAGCGAAGAACAAAGCCTAGTCCCGTTGCAGCAAGCGGCAGACACTGCCCCTGTTCGCCGCTTGATGGAAGCACCATTAAGTCTTGAACATGACGGCAGGCATTTAGAACTCAGCGCAGTGCGCATGGAAGAGGATAACGAGCGTAGCAATATCGGTTACTTCCTGCTGATATCAGACATTACCGAACAAATTAAAGCAATTAATCAGGATACTCGCACGCTGCTGTTCGTCGGCGTGCTCGGCTGGATTGCCGCTGAACTACTGCTACTGGTCATACTGCTTGGCCCAATGGCTAGACTACGTAGAGTCGCCGGGCTGCTTCCTGCTTTGGCCGACGGGAAGTTTAGCGACATACACTCCGCCATTCCCAACCACCGCCGCCGCATTCCCGACGAGATAGATGTGCTTGAGAGCACCACACTCGAGCTTTCGCGCCAGCTCGAACTGTTAGAGAGTGAAGTACAAGAACGCGGTGACCAACTAGCCGAGCGCATTGAAGAGCTAGCCAAAGAGCGGGACTTCATCAGTGGCCTGTTGGACACAGCCCAGGTGTTTATAATTGCTCAAGACTGCACTGGAAGGATAAGCCTAGCCAATGAGTATGCTCAGTTGATGCTGGGGCTTAATGAGGCTTCGCTACTTGGACGTCATTTTGTTGATGTCTTCGAGGCGGGTGCCCCTGCCACGTTGAATACGTTTTCCTATCCCCAGCAAGAAGAAAAAACCCTACGTACGCCCGATCACCGCCTTCATACTATTGCTTGGTATCATGCCCCTTTACAGACAGGTAATGAGGGGAAAGTATCACGCATATCAGTAGGGCTAGATATTACCGAGCGCAAGGCTGCTGAAGCACGGTTAACCTGGCTGGCTGAACGCGACCCGTTAACAGAACTGTACAACCGACGCTATTTCCAGCATGCGCTACAAATCGCCCTTGAACACCCAGCGAAGAAAAAAGGGGCGGTACTGCTGCTGGATTTAGACCAGTTCAAAGAGGTGAATGAGCTGAGCGGGCACCATGTTGGCGACAAATTACTAAGTGAAGTTGCCGACACACTCCTCCATAACCTTGGCCGCCGTGGTGTTATTGCCCGCCTGGGTGGCGACGAGTTTTCCCTTCTATTAGAAGATACCAACGCCGATCAGGCAGTCAGTGTGGCGCAATATATAGTCCAACTGTTAGAGGGCATCGGCTTCGTTGTCGGCGAGCGGCGGCACCGGGTAACTGCCAGTATTGGTATTGCCCTGTTTCCAACCCACGGCAATACCCCTACTGACCTTATGGCTAGCGCTGATGTGGCTATGTACAAAGCAAAAGAGAGTGGTCTCCAGCACTGGCATCTACTCTCCAAATCAGAAAATGCTAAAGACGAGCTGCAAGAACGAGTTTACTGGGTTGAACGCATACGCAATGCGCTTGAAGAGGATAGCTTCGAGCTAATGGTGCAGCCCATTATGCGTCTGGAAGACCAAGACGTAAAACACCACGAGGTACTGCTGCGAATGCACGACGTAGATGGAAGCCTAATTTCTCCCGCGCATTTTATTCCTATTGCCGAACAGAGCGGGCAGATTATTTTAATCGACCGCTGGGTATTACGGCATAGTTTAAAGGCACTTAGCCAATTGCAGGATCGGGGTATCACTCTGGCAGTTAACCTTTCGGGCCAATCTCTTCACGACGGGGGCTTGAAGCAATACTTGGCAGACGAGCTGACGGCTAGTGGCGCTGATCCCCATCACCTCATATTGGAGGTAACGGAAACAGCTGCGGTTACTGATTTTTCTACCGCACGCGGCGTATTACAAGCAGTACGTGACCTGGGTTGCCGTACCGCATTGGATGACTTTGGGGTGGGTTTCAGTAGTTTTCACTACCTTGGGCAGTTGCCCGTCGACTATATTAAGATTGATGGTTCTTTTATTCGCAGCATGCTAATTAGCCCTGACAGCCGCGTCATTGTGCGTGCTATTGCCGACATTGCTAAAGGTTTTGGTAAGCAAACCATTGCTGAATTCGTTGATCAAGAAGCTCTATTGCCAATACTTAAGGCCTATGGGATTACTTATGGCCAGGGGTTTCATTTAGGTAGGCCAATAAAAATAACAGAAGCATTTAGTGGAATTAGCTCTCAATAA
- a CDS encoding PEP-CTERM/exosortase system-associated acyltransferase, with translation MSSLPLQVKNEEASAVFITRFIQEFKFKLCINEHEKQLAYRLRHDVYCEELQYEEASDPIKKLEFDVYDQNSIHCLIEHRRTGLVAGCVRVVIPQPSSPHPLNQLPLQSYGNQSLTHAELHPDKLAQGSYYEISRLAVNRLFRTRLKDSSTSLESSSTSHNNTFFLLKRSSSFHYSLQAYLSPAML, from the coding sequence ATGAGCTCTTTACCACTGCAAGTGAAGAACGAGGAAGCATCAGCTGTATTTATTACAAGATTCATACAAGAGTTCAAATTCAAACTCTGCATAAATGAGCATGAGAAACAACTGGCTTATCGTCTAAGGCATGATGTTTACTGCGAAGAGCTTCAATATGAAGAAGCTAGCGACCCTATAAAAAAACTCGAATTTGATGTTTATGACCAAAACTCTATTCACTGTTTGATAGAACACCGGAGAACAGGACTAGTAGCGGGCTGCGTACGAGTGGTTATACCTCAGCCTTCCAGCCCTCATCCACTTAACCAGCTTCCATTACAATCTTACGGCAACCAAAGTCTCACCCACGCAGAGCTGCACCCCGACAAACTTGCCCAAGGCAGTTACTATGAAATTTCACGACTGGCCGTGAATCGCCTTTTCAGAACAAGACTTAAAGATAGCTCTACTTCTTTAGAAAGCTCGTCTACCAGCCACAATAATACTTTTTTTCTACTGAAGAGAAGCAGCTCTTTCCACTACTCGCTACAGGCCTATTTATCACCGGCTATGCTTTAG
- a CDS encoding zinc-binding metallopeptidase family protein, with protein sequence MRVFANPVGSGSLWFDNLATADGTPVAYDPQARAFVPMPPFCINRDVIGCNWIAPKEGAFCRACAMTALAPDPSLPNAIPNWAQTEAAKRWVLDNLGRWHWFRPEDPGAPPVFHLLAEGPTPVPMGHIEGVVTISVAEVDPVLVTTRREALEEPYRTMIGHMRHEISHMLWWRLSLREDFINAFREMFGDERQDYQAALQHHYQDGPPPDWKERYLTTYASAHPHEDWAETAAHLLHLTDIADSFAASDLTSPELPGPQWDPYAEPDAERLIYVAAALTVGVNHVNRSMGLPDLYPFVLSETARRKLAFVHDWLRRGAQGL encoded by the coding sequence ATGCGCGTCTTTGCAAATCCCGTCGGTTCCGGCTCTCTATGGTTCGATAATCTCGCAACCGCAGACGGCACCCCCGTTGCCTACGATCCACAGGCCCGGGCTTTTGTGCCAATGCCCCCTTTTTGCATCAATCGCGACGTTATTGGCTGTAACTGGATTGCCCCTAAAGAGGGGGCTTTTTGCCGCGCTTGTGCTATGACAGCACTGGCGCCAGACCCTAGTCTTCCCAACGCTATTCCTAACTGGGCACAAACGGAAGCGGCTAAACGCTGGGTTCTGGATAACCTGGGCCGTTGGCACTGGTTTCGTCCGGAAGACCCAGGTGCGCCGCCGGTTTTCCATCTACTTGCCGAAGGCCCTACGCCTGTGCCGATGGGACACATTGAGGGTGTAGTGACCATCAGCGTAGCCGAGGTAGACCCCGTGCTGGTTACGACGCGTCGTGAAGCGTTAGAAGAGCCTTACCGTACGATGATTGGCCATATGCGCCACGAAATTTCTCACATGCTGTGGTGGCGGCTTAGCTTACGTGAGGATTTTATAAATGCCTTTCGAGAGATGTTTGGCGATGAGCGTCAGGATTACCAGGCCGCGCTTCAGCATCACTACCAAGATGGGCCGCCGCCTGATTGGAAAGAGCGCTATTTAACCACCTACGCTTCAGCTCACCCCCATGAAGATTGGGCCGAGACTGCCGCACATCTGCTGCATTTAACCGATATTGCCGACAGCTTTGCGGCATCAGATCTCACTTCGCCGGAGCTGCCTGGTCCACAGTGGGATCCGTACGCAGAGCCAGATGCCGAGCGTTTAATATACGTGGCTGCAGCGCTGACCGTCGGGGTCAACCACGTTAACCGCTCAATGGGGTTGCCGGATCTTTACCCCTTTGTGCTCTCAGAGACGGCCCGCCGTAAGCTGGCGTTTGTTCATGATTGGCTACGCCGCGGCGCGCAGGGTTTATAA